The following are encoded together in the Geobacter sulfurreducens PCA genome:
- a CDS encoding sensor histidine kinase — protein MRRLRFSLSFLILSSLTFLLVLTWFLLSLISFKTAESDLLRQKSDKARILLASFTALVPPSLDGIGSSAAGVLARQLAGEPEFTALAVVRGDGAPVFALGAGSPADERLAACLRDGAESVWLPAGEGVLIRYAPIIREGATVGAARLVLSLAGERQMLAHSRHLFLAYFALDFLLLLAVGSLLLSRFIIIPMRKLLAATERIGAGDYHHKAAVPGSREIAELADSFNQMVDALRVKDEEAVRHVTSLERANRELKEAREETLRSEKMASVGMLAAGTAHEIGTPLAAIMGYVSLLRDDESLDPERADYLRRIQHETERIDRIVHDLLDYARPVPLAAEEVDVVALVAETVEMVSRQGALKRVQVHIGAGEGSAVAVTDPHQLQQVLINLLINARDAMPDGGRLDVAVSTGAFMPPAGLPDSGRWSVMAGRRKDDFGGVFRTPFAGDGSEVPCIRIAVTDTGSGIAPEHLERIFDPFFTTKEPGRGTGLGLSISARIVDSLGGRMTVESAVGEGSRFEIWLPVSK, from the coding sequence GTGAGGCGTCTGCGCTTCAGTCTCAGCTTCCTGATCCTCTCTTCCCTTACGTTCCTCCTGGTTCTTACCTGGTTTCTCCTGAGCCTGATCTCGTTCAAGACCGCCGAAAGCGACCTCCTTCGCCAGAAAAGCGACAAGGCGCGTATCCTGCTCGCGTCTTTCACCGCGCTGGTTCCCCCGTCGCTGGACGGGATAGGTTCTTCGGCGGCCGGCGTACTTGCCCGCCAGCTGGCGGGAGAACCGGAATTCACGGCCCTGGCCGTTGTGCGGGGTGACGGAGCACCGGTGTTCGCTCTGGGTGCCGGTTCACCCGCTGACGAGCGTCTGGCGGCCTGTCTTCGCGACGGCGCCGAATCGGTCTGGCTCCCTGCGGGGGAGGGCGTCCTCATTCGCTATGCCCCAATCATCCGTGAGGGGGCGACCGTTGGCGCGGCCAGGCTCGTCCTTTCCCTGGCGGGGGAGCGGCAGATGCTCGCCCATTCGCGTCACCTGTTCCTCGCCTACTTCGCCCTCGATTTCCTTCTCCTTCTGGCGGTGGGGTCACTGCTGCTTTCCCGCTTCATCATCATCCCCATGCGCAAGCTTCTGGCCGCAACGGAGCGGATCGGCGCCGGCGACTATCACCATAAGGCCGCGGTTCCGGGGAGCCGTGAGATAGCCGAACTGGCCGATTCATTCAACCAGATGGTGGACGCCCTGCGGGTCAAGGATGAAGAAGCGGTGCGCCACGTGACCTCGCTGGAGCGGGCCAACCGGGAGCTCAAGGAGGCCCGCGAAGAAACCCTCAGATCCGAAAAAATGGCGTCGGTGGGAATGCTGGCCGCTGGGACGGCCCACGAGATCGGCACCCCGCTGGCAGCCATCATGGGGTACGTATCACTCTTGCGGGATGATGAATCCCTTGATCCGGAAAGGGCCGACTATCTCCGTCGAATTCAGCATGAGACCGAACGGATCGACCGGATCGTTCACGACCTGCTCGATTATGCCCGCCCCGTGCCCCTTGCCGCCGAAGAGGTTGACGTGGTCGCCCTGGTGGCTGAAACTGTGGAGATGGTAAGCCGGCAGGGAGCCCTCAAACGGGTTCAGGTGCACATCGGGGCTGGCGAGGGGAGTGCTGTGGCCGTGACCGATCCGCATCAGCTCCAACAGGTTTTGATCAACCTGCTGATCAATGCCCGTGACGCCATGCCCGACGGTGGCCGCCTGGATGTCGCCGTATCGACCGGAGCGTTCATGCCGCCGGCAGGGCTTCCAGACAGCGGTCGCTGGTCTGTTATGGCCGGCCGGCGCAAGGATGACTTCGGCGGTGTGTTCCGCACACCGTTTGCCGGGGACGGGAGCGAGGTGCCGTGTATCCGGATTGCCGTGACCGACACCGGGTCGGGAATCGCGCCCGAGCACCTGGAGAGGATCTTCGACCCCTTTTTTACCACCAAGGAGCCGGGCAGGGGGACCGGACTGGGGCTATCCATCTCGGCCAGGATAGTTGATTCTCTTGGCGGGAGAATGACGGTCGAAAGTGCGGTGGGCGAAGGATCGCGGTTCGAGATATGGCTTCCAGTCTCGAAATGA
- a CDS encoding prepilin peptidase, whose amino-acid sequence MTLPIVFYLFSFVLGAVVGSFLNVCIYRLPTGESVVFPPSRCTSCGTRIRPWDNIPILSWLILRGACRACRAKISARYPLVELINGLLCLALFLKFGPTLTFAALFVFCSALVAISFIDLDHQIIPDVISLPGIVLGFVLSFFLPWLGWLNSLIGIAAGGGSLLLVAWLYERLTGKEGMGGGDIKLLAMMGAFLGWRAVPFIIFASSLVGSVIGLTLMMLQKKDSKLAIPFGPFLALGALLYIFFGKAIILWYLSIGAR is encoded by the coding sequence ATGACGCTACCGATAGTGTTCTATCTTTTTTCCTTTGTCCTCGGGGCAGTGGTCGGCTCATTCCTGAACGTCTGCATTTATAGGCTGCCAACGGGTGAGTCGGTCGTGTTTCCTCCTTCCCGCTGCACCTCCTGCGGGACGCGGATTCGTCCCTGGGACAACATCCCTATTCTGAGCTGGCTCATCCTGCGCGGAGCATGCCGCGCCTGCAGGGCAAAGATCTCGGCTCGCTATCCCCTGGTTGAACTTATCAACGGCTTGCTCTGCCTCGCCCTGTTCCTCAAGTTCGGGCCGACCCTGACCTTTGCGGCCCTCTTCGTATTCTGCTCCGCCCTGGTGGCGATCTCCTTCATTGACCTCGACCATCAGATCATCCCCGATGTCATCAGCCTCCCGGGAATCGTTCTTGGATTTGTCCTGTCGTTCTTTCTGCCCTGGCTCGGCTGGCTCAATTCCCTCATCGGCATCGCGGCGGGGGGAGGGAGCCTCCTGCTGGTTGCCTGGCTCTACGAGCGGCTGACGGGCAAGGAGGGAATGGGCGGAGGTGACATCAAGCTTCTTGCCATGATGGGGGCCTTTCTCGGCTGGCGGGCGGTGCCGTTCATCATCTTTGCCAGCTCTCTGGTGGGCTCGGTCATCGGGCTCACACTCATGATGCTCCAGAAAAAAGATAGCAAGCTTGCCATCCCGTTCGGCCCGTTCCTGGCGCTGGGGGCACTTCTCTACATCTTTTTCGGCAAGGCGATCATTCTCTGGTACCTGAGCATCGGCGCCCGGTAG
- a CDS encoding sigma-54-dependent transcriptional regulator: protein MKKRILVVDDEENMRHMLCAMLRKQGYEAVEAADGEAALAQASAAAYDFILCDIRMPIMDGVGFLRTFQKAELPGTVIMMSAYGTVDAAIACMKEGAYDYVSKPFKNDEILLVLRKAEERERLKNENRRLREVVGREYAFGSIVSRNPRMREIFNLIRKVCDVRTTVLILGESGTGKELVARAIHHNGSRSDGPFVAVNCGAIPESLLESELFGHVRGAFTDASSDRAGLFEEANGGTLFLDEIGEMPPALQVKLLRVLQEGEVRRVGGSKAQRVDVRIISATSRDLARDAAEGRFREDLFFRLNVFAITLPPLRERLEDIPLLVNHFLHKYGESFGRSGMVVSPEAMKLLAAYGWPGNVRELENCIERAFILSDGEILDAGSLPDVVRGDSAASAAGFHLPEDTLSIKRAEECLEREFIRRALAKTGGNRTHAARLLEISHRALLYKLKEFGID from the coding sequence ATGAAAAAGCGGATACTGGTCGTCGACGACGAAGAAAACATGAGGCACATGCTGTGCGCCATGCTCCGCAAGCAGGGCTACGAGGCGGTGGAGGCCGCCGATGGCGAAGCGGCCCTGGCCCAGGCATCCGCTGCTGCCTACGACTTTATCCTCTGTGACATCCGGATGCCGATCATGGATGGTGTCGGGTTTCTGCGGACCTTTCAGAAGGCCGAACTCCCCGGCACCGTTATCATGATGTCCGCCTATGGTACCGTGGATGCCGCCATCGCCTGCATGAAGGAAGGGGCCTACGATTACGTTTCGAAACCGTTTAAAAACGACGAGATCCTGCTGGTCCTCAGGAAGGCGGAGGAGCGCGAGCGACTTAAAAATGAAAACCGCCGGTTGCGGGAAGTGGTGGGGCGAGAGTATGCGTTCGGCAGCATTGTAAGCCGTAACCCGCGCATGCGCGAGATCTTCAACCTTATCCGCAAGGTGTGCGACGTGCGGACCACCGTTCTCATCCTCGGCGAGTCGGGAACCGGCAAGGAGCTGGTGGCGCGGGCCATCCACCATAACGGCAGCCGCAGTGACGGACCCTTTGTGGCGGTCAACTGCGGCGCAATTCCCGAAAGCCTTCTGGAGTCGGAACTGTTCGGTCACGTTCGCGGCGCCTTTACCGATGCCTCGTCGGACCGCGCCGGGCTTTTCGAGGAGGCCAACGGCGGGACGCTTTTTCTCGACGAGATCGGTGAAATGCCCCCGGCGCTCCAGGTGAAGCTTTTGCGCGTACTGCAGGAGGGTGAGGTCCGGCGAGTGGGCGGATCCAAAGCCCAGCGCGTCGATGTCCGGATCATTTCCGCCACCTCTCGGGATCTGGCCCGGGATGCCGCGGAGGGGCGTTTTCGCGAGGACCTTTTTTTCCGCCTCAATGTGTTCGCCATTACCCTGCCTCCCCTGAGGGAGCGGTTGGAAGACATCCCTCTACTCGTGAACCACTTCCTGCACAAGTACGGTGAGTCTTTCGGCCGGTCCGGAATGGTCGTGTCGCCGGAGGCCATGAAGCTGCTTGCTGCCTATGGCTGGCCCGGCAATGTGCGAGAACTTGAAAACTGCATTGAGCGCGCGTTCATTCTCAGCGACGGAGAAATCCTCGATGCCGGAAGCCTGCCCGATGTTGTGCGGGGAGACTCGGCCGCATCGGCGGCGGGGTTCCACCTGCCCGAGGATACCCTTTCCATCAAGCGGGCCGAAGAGTGCCTTGAGCGGGAATTCATCCGCAGAGCCCTGGCCAAAACCGGCGGGAACAGGACCCATGCCGCGCGTTTGCTGGAAATCAGCCATCGGGCGTTGCTCTACAAGCTCAAGGAATTCGGCATCGATTAA